The following are encoded together in the Salvia hispanica cultivar TCC Black 2014 chromosome 6, UniMelb_Shisp_WGS_1.0, whole genome shotgun sequence genome:
- the LOC125193022 gene encoding disease resistance RPP8-like protein 3: MQKSNMFKDIISDAIQKIEFILVGTPVGTPTSDEFYFTANTKEGVMEEAMNELRKTLDLVFSEEFYVTPNKGVLEEVMNELRTMLDFLRGKESGERSRLTYLLADYADIVQLIIKRTVDIGKQNIKNDMSMALHLLMKTRKRVMEFGNGEPQSVGEELGVVVGLEKDVQQLVGRAILNEEPKLLSVCIKGMLGMGKTTLARQVYNHPSIVEKFKHRAWVNMSCDTSVHEVLVELIRQLAELDAPKEMDNLSLRRMLCQNMEGEPCFVVLDNMPKELYYDLIFMEDQLKGGSRILITSRHQFFGDVFNTHKMKSLDSEKSWRLFSKTFDKYTGVENIFSNDMKKKGKEMLEKCWGLPISIINVGKQKAKQRNSGIEWEQLFDSVDLSESLKLLEPMYRGLDEELKPCFLHMFFFKENAIMRPEKLEQIWAINGIDPVRSLPIPVSAEERYVSQPCINELVGESVIEVVHDFPFGLEVKRCRMNPLLHMLSIKIAEEELGLEILRNNANDRFSHNPRHRVIHCGREKFNHFQNQDKNLVSLIFHGGGRYLDDASMSYWKSFELLSILDMEDFGVKCLSETIGTLTGLRYLGLRNNYIQEIPHSFGGLKKLEVFDIALNFMVEVPDIINEMGSLRHLYMSDVICCEPLNVDALHNLETLTYISIYDLMHEVSRLEKMTSLRKLGVEEVDENSDVSRLFASLAKLSKYECLILRGFRFKIMPCLDKIGVLDKLKKLRLDGRLTRLPSAAELGLTRLRTAMECLKSLTYLVLVNTCLEEDPMPVLASIWHLRAIKLRNAYTGRQMAIGTNYLSRLEVLRINELWNLRDIQVRDTGLWRLQELEIKNCPLMETLPDNNELLPCLRKLKMVTTKDIATKIRKLDFISKLVEVDISP; this comes from the exons ATGCAAAAGAGCAACATGTTCAAGGACATCATCTCAGATGCCATacagaaaatagaatttattCTGGTCGGCACTCCGGTCGGCACTCCGACTAGTGACGAGTTCTATTTTACTGCTAACACTAAAGAGGGGGTCATGGAAGAGGCAATGAATGAGCTGAGAAAGACGCTGGATTTAGTGTTTAGTGAAGAATTCTATGTTACTCCTAACAAGGGGGTCCTGGAAGAGGTAATGAATGAGCTGAGAACGATGCTGGATTTCTTGAGAGGGAAAGAATCGGGAGAGAGGAGCAGGCTAACTTATTTGCTAGCTGACTACGCCGATATTGTTCAACTTATTATAAAAAGGACAGTTGATATTggtaaacaaaatatcaagaaTGACATGTCTATGGCGCTACACTTACTGATGAAGACAAGAAAGCGCGTGATGGAGTTTGGAAATGGTGAGCCGCAAAGTGTTGGAGAAGAATTAGGCGTGGTGGTGGGATTGGAGAAAGACGTGCAGCAGCTCGTTGGTAGAGCAATTCTTAACGAGGAACCAAAACTCTTGAGTGTATGTATCAAAGGCATGCTTGGTATGGGAAAGACGACTCTCGCGAGACAAGTATACAACCATCCGTCCATCGTTGAGAAATTCAAGCACCGTGCTTGGGTAAACATGTCTTGTGACACGAGTGTGCATGAGGTGCTTGTGGAACTCATACGCCAGTTGGCAGAACTTGATGCGCCCAAGGAAATGGACAATCTGAGTCTTCGACGAATGCTTTGCCAAAACATGGAAGGAGAGCCATGTTTTGTAGTCCTCGACAACATGCCAAAAGAATTATATTATGATCTTATCTTTATGGAGGATCAGCTAAAAG GTGGATCCAGAATATTGATCACCAGTAGGCATCAGTTTTTTGGAGATGTCTTTAATACTCACAAGATGAAATCTTTGGATTCTGAAAAGAGCTGGCGATTGTTTTCAAAAACATTTGATAAATATACAGGTGTTGAAAACATATTCTCAAATGACATGAAGAAGAAAGGGAAAGAGATGTTGGAAAAATGTTGGGGTTTGCCGATATCTATAATAAATGTTGGAAAGCAGAAAGCAAAGCAAAGAAATTCAGGGATTGAATGGGAACAACTTTTTGATTCAGTTGATTTGAGTGAATCATTGAAGTTATTGGAACCCATGTATCGTGGATTGGATGAAGAACTCAAGCCATGTTTCTTGCATATGTTCTTTTTTAAGGAAAATGCAATCATGAGACCAGAAAAGTTGGAACAAATTTGGGCTATAAATGGAATAGACCCAGTAAGATCTTTACCAATTCCTGTCAGTGCAGAGGAAAGATACGTATCACAACCATGTATTAACGAATTAGTTGGAGAATCCGTTATTGAAGTTGTGCATGATTTCCCATTCGGCCTTGAAGTGAAAAGGTGTCGCATGAATCCTTTACTACACATGCTATCCATCAAAATAGCAGAGGAGGAACTGGGGCTTGAGATATTGAGGAATAACGCAAATGATCGATTCTCTCATAATCCTCGTCATCGTGTTATCCATTGTGGAAGAGAAAAGTTTAATCACTTCCAGAATCAAGACAAAAATCTTGTTTCTCTCATCTTTCATGGAGGTGGGAGGTACTTGGACGATGCTAGCATGTCTTATTGGAAGAGTTTTGAACTCCTTAGTATACTCGACATGGAAGATTTTGGGGTGAAGTGTTTATCAGAAACTATCGGCACATTGACTGGGTTAAGGTATTTGGGATTGAGAAACAACTACATACAAGAGATCCCACACTCGTTTGGGGGCTTGAAAAAGCTTGAGGTTTTTGATATAGCGCTAAACTTTATGGTGGAGGTGCCGGATATTATCAACGAAATGGGCAGCCTTCGTCATCTCTACATGTCAGATGTGATTTGTTGTGAGCCTTTGAATGTAGATGCGCTACATAATCTCGAGACCCTAACCTACATTTCGATTTATGATTTGATGCATGAGGTCTCgaggttggagaagatgacaAGTCTCCGTAAATTGGGCGTTGAAGAAGTTGATGAAAACTCGGATGTAAGCAGACTCTTTGCATCACTGGCTAAGTTGAGTAAGTATGAATGTCTTATATTGAGAGGGTTTCGTTTCAAAATTATGCCATGTTTGGACAAGATTGGTGTTCTAGATAAACTCAAAAAACTGAGACTCGATGGACGCCTAACTAGGCTACCAAGTGCCGCGGAATTGGGCCTAACTAGGCTACGAACTGCCATGGAATGTCTTAAAAGTCTTACTTACTTGGTCTTAGTAAATACTTGTCTTGAAGAAGATCCCATGCCAGTATTAGCGTCTATATGGCATCTACGAGCTATCAAACTGCGTAATGCATACACCGGTCGACAAATGGCGATTGGGACGAACTACTTAAGCCGTCTCGAAGTCCTTCGCATCAATGAGTTGTGGAATTTGAGAGATATTCAGGTCAGAGACACTGGCTTGTGGCGTCTGCAAGAACTAGAAATTAAGAATTGTCCACTCATGGAGACCCTTCCGGATAATAATGAGTTGTTACCGTGTTTAAGGAAGTTAAAGATGGTAACAACCAAAGACATTGCAACAAAGATCAGAAAGTTGGACTTCATCTCCAAATTAGTGGAAGTAGATATTAGTCCATAA